The Planococcus versutus genome contains a region encoding:
- a CDS encoding GNAT family N-acetyltransferase: MIQIIGMEEKHIRQMSALLAKRQQRERKVFNFLPERFEEIDDTEEVLRKLLVRPFINGIVAVRGIDVIGYLLYEFKEDAKNGRYVWMDYESIAISEREHPRLLRLLYANAGAEWIKHGYFNHILLAPLSDETVIDQWLDQSFSFDQKYGILSLYDYEPKEEPIPKLKFREGSKEDSPLLKKVAMWNSIYQATAPSWQPITKETLEDVKESYEALSENQDAYLWMAEQGDRVAGFHVYFRKENPVSLVIPENCVELPAASTNPALRGRGIGRALANHCFSEMKKQGFDYIIADWRTSNQLASYFWPKMGFQPVMVRMTRQIDPRIAWARGE; the protein is encoded by the coding sequence ATGATTCAAATTATAGGGATGGAAGAAAAACATATTCGACAAATGTCTGCGTTGTTAGCAAAGCGGCAACAACGAGAACGAAAAGTCTTTAACTTTCTACCTGAACGGTTTGAAGAAATTGATGATACAGAAGAAGTTTTAAGAAAGTTACTTGTACGTCCTTTTATTAATGGCATTGTAGCAGTAAGAGGCATTGATGTCATTGGCTATTTACTGTATGAATTCAAAGAAGACGCTAAGAATGGACGTTATGTTTGGATGGATTACGAATCGATTGCGATTAGTGAGCGTGAGCATCCTCGGCTATTGAGGTTATTGTATGCGAATGCTGGAGCCGAGTGGATCAAGCATGGTTACTTTAACCATATACTTCTAGCGCCTCTCAGCGACGAAACTGTCATTGATCAATGGCTGGACCAGTCGTTTAGTTTTGACCAAAAATATGGAATTCTATCATTATATGACTACGAGCCTAAAGAAGAACCAATTCCAAAGCTAAAGTTTCGCGAAGGAAGTAAAGAAGATTCACCGCTATTGAAGAAAGTAGCCATGTGGAACAGTATTTATCAAGCAACAGCTCCTTCTTGGCAACCGATTACAAAAGAAACCTTAGAAGATGTTAAAGAAAGCTATGAAGCTCTTAGTGAAAATCAAGATGCTTATTTATGGATGGCAGAACAAGGAGATCGAGTTGCCGGATTCCATGTTTACTTTCGTAAAGAAAATCCGGTAAGTTTGGTCATTCCTGAAAACTGCGTAGAATTACCTGCTGCTTCAACAAATCCTGCCCTTCGTGGGAGAGGCATTGGACGCGCATTAGCCAATCACTGCTTTAGCGAGATGAAAAAGCAAGGTTTTGACTATATTATTGCAGACTGGCGTACATCAAACCAGTTAGCTTCATACTTCTGGCCAAAAATGGGTTTTCAGCCTGTAATGGTTCGGATGACAAGGCAAATCGATCCCCGCATCGCTTGGGCGCGTGGAGAATAG
- the nfsA gene encoding oxygen-insensitive NADPH nitroreductase — MVIELMKAHASVRDYTEKQLSREEVSELISAAQHAATSHFVQAYSIVWVTDPEKRKLLGELSKNAKQMEGAGAVFLLCADYNRLQHAGKLQGQEIVFDRAENMIVAVTDVGLLAQNLVLAAESKGYGICYIGGVRNDMESISELVGLPEGVFPVYGLTIGLPNEANGVKPRLPVEAILHENKYDEAKYEKILPEYDQTIQAYYESRGSNQKNATWTQQMAHFLSKPHREDIKDVLAKKGYHFK, encoded by the coding sequence ATGGTAATTGAATTAATGAAAGCACATGCTTCTGTCCGAGATTATACAGAAAAGCAATTATCACGTGAGGAAGTTAGCGAACTAATTAGTGCTGCGCAACACGCAGCTACGTCTCACTTTGTTCAAGCATATTCGATTGTTTGGGTAACAGATCCAGAAAAGCGCAAATTATTAGGGGAATTATCTAAAAATGCTAAACAAATGGAAGGCGCAGGAGCGGTGTTTTTGCTATGTGCCGACTATAACCGATTGCAACATGCTGGAAAATTACAAGGACAAGAAATTGTTTTTGACCGTGCAGAAAATATGATAGTAGCAGTAACAGATGTTGGTTTATTAGCACAAAACTTGGTGCTTGCAGCCGAATCAAAAGGCTATGGCATTTGTTATATTGGAGGCGTTCGTAACGACATGGAATCAATTAGTGAGCTAGTAGGATTGCCAGAAGGCGTCTTTCCAGTTTACGGCTTGACTATAGGTCTACCAAATGAAGCGAATGGTGTGAAACCTCGGTTACCAGTAGAAGCTATTTTACATGAAAATAAATACGACGAAGCGAAATATGAAAAAATTCTACCAGAATACGATCAGACAATCCAAGCCTATTATGAGAGTCGCGGTTCAAATCAAAAAAACGCAACATGGACACAGCAAATGGCTCATTTTCTTAGCAAACCGCACCGTGAAGACATAAAAGACGTTTTAGCGAAAAAGGGTTACCACTTTAAATGA
- a CDS encoding cold-shock protein, translating into MEQGKVKWFNSEKGFGFIEREGGDDVFVHFSAIQSEGFKSLDEGQEVTFDIEQGQRGLQATNVQKA; encoded by the coding sequence ATGGAACAAGGTAAAGTAAAATGGTTTAACTCAGAAAAAGGATTTGGCTTCATCGAACGCGAAGGCGGCGACGATGTATTCGTACATTTCTCTGCAATCCAAAGCGAAGGCTTTAAATCACTTGACGAAGGTCAAGAAGTAACGTTTGATATCGAACAAGGCCAACGCGGTCTTCAAGCTACTAACGTACAAAAAGCTTAA
- a CDS encoding alpha/beta hydrolase, whose product MKKWLFRIILSILAVVLIAFFGFFTYAQFDYEPSVLLMENVDVQKIESDGEGLIFQPEAPNGKGIILYQGAKVEEEAYAYLGQTLSEQGFLVSIPRMPLNFGILGSRTAEAVITEHAEVEEWFLGGHSLGGVAASFYAEDPSPKLKGLYFLGSYPASDFSESDLAMLSIYGEFDGLSTVEKIKESRQLFVEEATFMEIKGGNHAQFGLYGEQKGDNLAEITPIDQQDQTIATLIKWINEN is encoded by the coding sequence ATGAAAAAATGGCTCTTTCGTATAATCTTAAGTATCCTTGCCGTCGTCTTAATTGCATTCTTTGGTTTTTTTACTTATGCTCAATTTGATTATGAACCAAGTGTTTTACTAATGGAGAATGTGGATGTCCAAAAGATTGAAAGCGATGGGGAGGGATTAATATTTCAACCCGAAGCGCCAAATGGTAAAGGAATCATTTTATATCAAGGAGCTAAAGTTGAAGAAGAAGCCTATGCTTATTTAGGACAAACTCTAAGTGAGCAAGGTTTTTTGGTGTCGATTCCTCGTATGCCTTTAAACTTTGGGATTCTGGGTTCTAGGACGGCCGAGGCCGTGATTACGGAACACGCTGAAGTAGAAGAATGGTTTCTTGGAGGGCATTCTTTAGGTGGCGTTGCTGCTTCTTTTTATGCAGAAGACCCATCACCAAAGCTTAAGGGATTGTATTTTCTAGGATCTTATCCTGCAAGCGATTTTTCGGAAAGCGACTTAGCAATGCTCTCCATATATGGAGAATTCGATGGCTTATCAACAGTTGAAAAGATTAAAGAAAGCCGACAACTATTTGTAGAAGAAGCTACTTTTATGGAAATAAAAGGAGGCAATCATGCGCAGTTTGGTTTATACGGTGAGCAAAAAGGTGACAACCTAGCTGAAATCACGCCTATCGATCAGCAAGATCAAACAATCGCTACTTTAATAAAATGGATAAACGAAAACTGA
- a CDS encoding aldehyde dehydrogenase family protein, translated as MEKANDTEFGLSSSVYTDDLNEAMQVVNEMKFGETYVNRENFEAVQGYHAGMRKSGLGGADGKHGMEDFLVTQVVYMQYKSGK; from the coding sequence ATTGAAAAGGCCAATGATACCGAATTCGGTCTTTCTTCATCGGTTTATACAGACGATTTGAATGAAGCCATGCAAGTTGTTAACGAAATGAAGTTTGGTGAAACTTATGTAAACCGTGAAAACTTTGAAGCGGTTCAAGGCTACCACGCCGGCATGCGCAAATCCGGACTCGGAGGCGCAGATGGCAAACACGGCATGGAAGATTTTTTAGTTACACAAGTAGTTTATATGCAATACAAGAGCGGAAAGTAA
- a CDS encoding diphthine--ammonia ligase → MQKSFVMSWSGGKDSALAYYRAVLEGHVPLALLTMFEEDGTKSRSHGLPIDVMEAQAERMGLPLLIGKASWSGYEQEFIEQLKKCKAQGIDMGVYGDIDLEDHVAWVKKVSAEAEMDVHHPLWQEPRKDLLKELIKEGFKAVITVVDTKRLDERFLGREFTLELIDELEAAGVDACGEEGEFHTIIVDGPIFVEPIPVEFGEKINFDHYGILEVKLQSGE, encoded by the coding sequence ATGCAAAAGTCATTTGTTATGTCATGGAGTGGTGGGAAAGATTCGGCTCTTGCTTATTACAGAGCAGTATTAGAAGGACATGTGCCGCTGGCATTGCTTACAATGTTTGAAGAAGACGGCACAAAGTCAAGATCACATGGGTTGCCGATTGATGTGATGGAAGCACAAGCTGAACGTATGGGTCTTCCTTTACTCATTGGTAAAGCAAGTTGGTCTGGGTATGAACAAGAATTTATTGAACAGCTCAAAAAATGCAAAGCACAAGGCATCGATATGGGTGTTTATGGCGATATTGATTTAGAGGATCATGTAGCATGGGTTAAGAAAGTTAGTGCTGAAGCTGAAATGGATGTTCACCATCCGCTTTGGCAAGAGCCGCGTAAAGATTTATTAAAAGAATTAATCAAAGAAGGCTTTAAGGCTGTCATTACTGTAGTTGATACAAAGAGACTAGATGAGCGCTTTTTAGGGCGAGAATTTACACTTGAGCTAATTGACGAGTTGGAGGCTGCTGGTGTCGATGCTTGTGGAGAAGAAGGAGAATTTCACACCATTATCGTGGATGGACCAATTTTTGTCGAGCCGATACCTGTTGAATTTGGTGAAAAAATCAACTTTGACCATTACGGTATATTAGAAGTGAAACTTCAGTCAGGGGAGTGA
- a CDS encoding serine hydrolase, which translates to MFKKVTLYTNQLEDMKGFYEYQLGFRIIEEDETSFTLAIGKSQLVFKESQSSAVYHFAFNIPGNQFTLAKFWASERVTLNRQEGMDEIYYANFDADAFYFQDPSGNVVEFIARRNVDRMGNFTVDSLLDISEVSITTLYVEKVGELIEKMDIPVRGSKGVDSKTLNFLGSGDAYIILVAPKRTWYFSKQKSETHPLSIELHDGRQINITEEGQFQQQKPANPIMDKMETDDFSGVAYLLNNKTWTVARGLADRANGRPNAIDTKFNMGSASMLFTAVVVCQLVESGKLDFTDTLSELLPQHFPNFPVTIHQLLTHTSGIPDYSDKQQNKGVENVWKDTPMYLMQTASDFITLFNERPMMFEPGKKFDYNHAGFIALGLIVEKVTEQAFTTVIEKQIFESASMKNSGYFDLNRLPSQTAFGYIEDVEWHTNQYAIPIRGGADGGAYVTASDMANFWECLMNGTLMSKDMLKTLLHIHVSAADRHYGYGIDINDGANGALNYSILGNGPGISFYSAFYPKESIILTVLSNKTDGASEISETIKTLKIKKE; encoded by the coding sequence ATGTTTAAAAAGGTGACCTTATACACAAATCAATTAGAAGACATGAAAGGGTTTTATGAATACCAGTTAGGTTTTCGGATTATTGAAGAAGATGAAACCAGCTTTACTTTAGCAATTGGCAAATCTCAATTAGTTTTTAAGGAGTCACAGAGTTCTGCTGTGTATCATTTTGCATTTAATATACCTGGCAATCAGTTTACGCTTGCCAAGTTTTGGGCTAGTGAACGTGTGACGTTAAATCGTCAAGAAGGCATGGATGAAATCTACTATGCTAATTTTGATGCAGATGCGTTTTATTTTCAAGATCCGTCTGGCAACGTCGTTGAATTTATCGCAAGACGCAATGTGGACCGTATGGGTAATTTCACTGTAGACTCATTACTCGATATAAGTGAAGTAAGCATTACTACGCTCTATGTCGAAAAAGTAGGTGAACTAATCGAGAAAATGGACATTCCAGTGCGCGGCAGCAAAGGTGTTGATTCAAAGACATTAAACTTTCTAGGGAGTGGAGATGCTTATATAATTTTAGTGGCACCAAAGCGTACTTGGTATTTTTCTAAGCAGAAAAGCGAAACGCATCCATTATCAATCGAATTACATGACGGGCGTCAAATCAACATAACTGAAGAAGGACAATTTCAACAGCAAAAGCCAGCCAATCCCATAATGGATAAAATGGAAACAGACGATTTTTCGGGAGTGGCGTACTTACTAAACAATAAAACGTGGACAGTAGCAAGAGGGCTAGCGGATCGTGCGAATGGTCGTCCAAATGCGATCGATACAAAATTCAACATGGGTTCTGCTAGTATGCTGTTTACTGCAGTTGTTGTTTGCCAATTAGTGGAAAGTGGCAAACTTGATTTTACTGATACCTTATCTGAATTGCTTCCACAACATTTTCCGAACTTCCCTGTTACGATCCATCAATTGCTCACGCATACTTCTGGTATACCAGACTATAGCGATAAACAACAAAACAAGGGTGTAGAAAATGTATGGAAAGATACACCAATGTATTTGATGCAAACGGCTTCAGATTTTATCACCTTGTTTAACGAACGACCGATGATGTTTGAGCCAGGTAAAAAATTCGATTATAATCATGCTGGATTTATTGCACTTGGTTTGATTGTTGAAAAAGTAACAGAACAAGCATTCACCACTGTGATAGAAAAACAAATTTTTGAGTCAGCAAGTATGAAAAATTCAGGTTACTTCGATTTAAATCGTCTACCGAGTCAAACTGCTTTTGGTTATATAGAGGATGTGGAATGGCATACAAATCAATATGCCATTCCGATTCGTGGAGGTGCTGACGGAGGGGCTTACGTTACGGCAAGCGACATGGCGAATTTCTGGGAGTGTTTAATGAATGGCACGTTGATGTCTAAAGACATGTTAAAGACTTTGCTTCACATCCATGTCTCTGCAGCGGATCGTCATTACGGATACGGAATAGACATAAACGATGGAGCTAATGGCGCTTTAAACTATTCTATTTTAGGTAATGGACCAGGGATCAGTTTTTATTCAGCATTTTATCCAAAAGAATCTATTATTTTGACAGTTTTATCGAATAAAACAGATGGTGCAAGTGAAATTAGTGAAACAATTAAAACATTAAAAATTAAAAAGGAGTGA
- a CDS encoding aldehyde dehydrogenase family protein, with protein sequence MTAIFESKVLDNPRQNKDADVGPLVSQDRLDKVHEMVKQAVKEGSTVAIGGERDTNLPGFFYKPTLLTNVNMTR encoded by the coding sequence CTGACTGCCATATTCGAATCGAAAGTTCTAGACAATCCACGTCAAAATAAAGATGCAGATGTCGGTCCTCTAGTCAGTCAAGACCGCCTTGATAAGGTACATGAAATGGTTAAACAAGCGGTAAAAGAAGGTTCAACTGTCGCAATTGGTGGCGAACGCGATACGAACCTGCCTGGCTTTTTCTACAAGCCAACGCTATTAACAAATGTGAACATGACTCGATGA
- a CDS encoding NAD(P)-dependent oxidoreductase yields the protein MKLALFGATGRVGGELLKWALADGHHVKALVRSEKLATHPNLEIIVGDVRNPEDIEKTIAGTAAVFSAIGTDRTTTLSDATPSMIKAMDNHQIKRIITIGTAGILNSRLSPGLLRYEGGDSRRKMTFAAEEHEAVYHLLEKTDLHWTIVCPTYLPDGEVRGNYRTEKDLLPEEGKEITVGDTAEFAYHQLDSEEFSQSRVGLAY from the coding sequence ATGAAACTCGCATTATTTGGAGCAACGGGCCGTGTAGGCGGAGAGCTTCTTAAGTGGGCACTAGCAGATGGTCATCACGTAAAAGCATTGGTTCGATCAGAAAAATTAGCAACGCATCCAAATTTAGAAATAATTGTTGGAGATGTACGAAATCCAGAAGATATTGAAAAAACAATCGCTGGAACAGCTGCCGTGTTTAGCGCAATCGGAACCGATCGAACAACCACTTTGTCAGATGCAACACCCTCTATGATTAAGGCGATGGACAATCACCAAATTAAACGCATTATCACGATTGGAACAGCTGGAATTTTAAACAGCCGATTGAGTCCTGGACTGCTTCGCTATGAAGGTGGAGATTCTAGACGCAAGATGACGTTCGCAGCCGAAGAGCACGAAGCGGTTTATCATTTGCTCGAAAAGACAGATCTTCACTGGACAATTGTTTGTCCTACTTATCTGCCAGATGGTGAAGTCCGTGGTAATTATCGGACTGAGAAAGACTTGTTGCCAGAAGAAGGAAAAGAAATTACAGTGGGCGACACAGCAGAATTTGCCTATCATCAATTAGACTCTGAAGAGTTTAGCCAAAGTCGTGTCGGATTGGCTTATTAA
- a CDS encoding UDP-N-acetylmuramoyl-L-alanyl-D-glutamate--2,6-diaminopimelate ligase yields the protein METQFSTIPFLSINMQYGPEKSKFNSIEYNSTHATQNCAFFCVPGETTDGHLYIGEAIEKGATTIVGSIEPLIKKYAEKHPELSFIVVENVRTALAYVADFFHGFSQQNLRKIAVTGTNGKTTTATYVYDLFNLLGISCGFIGTTGISRVGGKLPFYKSTPTTPVSSDIHKIFEEFLNEGDQAVAMEVSSIALDQKRVEGIHFDVAIHTNISEEHLEYHKTFEHYLQSKLMLFKQSKAAVVNIDDEGMAKEIIAVLSYPYLTYSNKSKSGADLIWTACESSDTGLKFDLYYEKRCWPIHVSLYGEYNAANLTAAIGSALLSGISIEDILTVLPNMSQVEGRFQVIKGPENRKIILDYAHTPVALSAVLREVKKLSHNRLIALIAGIGIRDFSKMPKMAKAAEGKADILVVTVDHPGDNDPNVVIDAVLEGFTVPYMQPVLTAASRREAVLTALRESGPNDLVLLSSGSINNAQIVRGEYIPHSDEAIIEEFFSGKVSDF from the coding sequence ATGGAGACACAATTTAGTACCATTCCTTTTCTTTCTATCAATATGCAGTATGGACCAGAAAAGTCGAAATTCAATTCAATCGAATACAACTCAACACATGCTACACAAAACTGTGCTTTTTTTTGTGTGCCTGGTGAAACTACCGATGGACATTTGTATATTGGTGAAGCAATAGAAAAAGGTGCAACGACCATTGTTGGATCGATCGAACCTTTAATTAAAAAGTATGCTGAAAAACATCCTGAACTTTCTTTTATAGTAGTAGAAAATGTTCGGACAGCTCTTGCTTATGTCGCAGACTTTTTTCATGGGTTTTCTCAACAGAACTTGCGTAAAATTGCTGTTACAGGAACTAATGGAAAAACGACTACAGCTACATATGTTTACGATCTATTTAATCTTCTTGGTATTAGTTGTGGGTTTATCGGTACAACAGGGATTTCAAGAGTAGGTGGCAAGCTTCCTTTTTACAAGAGTACCCCCACGACTCCTGTTTCATCTGACATTCATAAGATCTTTGAAGAGTTTTTAAATGAAGGCGATCAAGCGGTAGCGATGGAAGTTTCTTCGATTGCATTAGATCAAAAACGAGTAGAAGGTATACACTTTGATGTGGCGATTCATACAAATATTTCAGAAGAGCATCTGGAGTATCATAAAACGTTCGAACATTATCTTCAGTCAAAATTAATGCTGTTTAAACAGTCTAAGGCAGCAGTCGTGAATATTGATGATGAAGGTATGGCTAAAGAAATTATAGCTGTTCTTTCTTATCCTTATTTGACTTACAGCAATAAGTCAAAATCGGGTGCAGATTTGATTTGGACAGCATGTGAATCGTCTGATACCGGTTTGAAATTTGATTTGTACTATGAAAAGCGATGTTGGCCAATTCATGTATCTCTTTATGGTGAATACAATGCAGCTAATTTGACCGCAGCAATCGGTTCTGCTTTGCTGTCAGGTATCTCTATAGAAGATATTTTGACCGTATTGCCAAATATGTCTCAAGTCGAAGGACGTTTTCAAGTAATTAAAGGTCCCGAAAACCGAAAAATTATTTTAGACTATGCGCATACGCCAGTTGCCTTGTCGGCTGTGTTGCGAGAAGTGAAAAAATTATCACACAATCGATTGATCGCGCTCATTGCCGGAATCGGCATACGAGATTTTTCGAAGATGCCAAAAATGGCTAAAGCAGCAGAAGGAAAAGCAGATATACTCGTTGTAACCGTAGATCATCCTGGTGACAATGACCCGAATGTTGTTATTGATGCGGTGTTAGAGGGCTTTACAGTGCCTTATATGCAACCGGTACTGACAGCTGCATCTCGTCGTGAGGCCGTTCTCACAGCATTACGAGAAAGTGGTCCAAATGATCTTGTGCTCTTATCGAGTGGATCGATTAACAATGCGCAAATTGTTCGCGGAGAGTACATTCCACATTCTGACGAAGCGATTATTGAAGAATTTTTCAGTGGCAAAGTAAGCGACTTTTAA
- a CDS encoding M15 family metallopeptidase, whose product MKNIRTAFSVFFLLILGGFLFVWVGNEVTFREELLTRSLPSGLYSIVEEKQDLLIDQASEIGIEILITDGYRSPEEQDSLHGQGRTMSGSIVTYAEAGESYHNYGLAIDFALRLDDDSVVWDIERDDNGNGESDWFEVAMIGKNLGFDWGGDWQRFKDYPHLEMTFGLSIRDLQRGWRPEDKID is encoded by the coding sequence TTGAAAAATATAAGAACCGCTTTTTCTGTTTTTTTCTTACTAATTCTTGGCGGTTTTTTGTTTGTATGGGTCGGCAACGAAGTAACGTTTCGTGAAGAATTACTCACTCGTTCTTTGCCTTCCGGACTTTATTCAATAGTAGAAGAAAAACAAGATTTATTAATCGATCAAGCTTCTGAAATCGGCATTGAAATTTTGATTACAGACGGTTATCGTTCTCCAGAAGAACAAGATAGCTTGCATGGTCAAGGACGCACGATGTCCGGATCTATTGTTACTTATGCAGAAGCTGGTGAATCCTATCACAATTACGGTTTAGCCATTGATTTTGCGTTGCGTTTAGATGACGACTCAGTCGTTTGGGATATTGAACGAGACGACAATGGCAACGGAGAAAGCGATTGGTTTGAAGTGGCCATGATTGGCAAAAACTTAGGCTTTGACTGGGGAGGAGACTGGCAACGATTTAAAGATTATCCTCATCTAGAGATGACTTTTGGTTTGTCAATTCGTGACTTACAGCGTGGATGGCGTCCTGAAGATAAGATAGATTAA
- the fumC gene encoding class II fumarate hydratase has product MQYRTEKDTIGEIQVEADKMWGAQTQRSLQNFEIGTERMPHEVVMAFAQLKKATAKANHKLGKLAEAKMKAIELAANEVIEGKWNDHFPLVVWQTGSGTQSNMNMNEVLARRGNEILTEQNSDEKLHPNDDVNMSQSSNDTYPTAMHVAGVLAVTENLIPAVQKLKATLNEKAQKFDEVIKIGRTHLQDATPLTLGQEISGWRHMLEKSERMICESVEYMRELAIGGTAVGTGINADPTFGPSVAEFIGEAVGSSFTSAENKFHALTSHDEMVYTHGAIKALAADAMKIANDVRWLASGPRSGIGEITIPANEPGSSIMPGKVNPTQSEALTMVAAQVMGNDATIGFSASQGNFELNVFKPVIAYNFLQSVRLLADSLNSFNDHCAIGIEANLDVIQNHVSNSLMLVTALNTHIGYEKAAAIAKQAHKDGLTLKESAVNSGHLTADQFDEWVKPENMVGK; this is encoded by the coding sequence ATGCAGTATCGTACAGAAAAGGATACCATCGGTGAAATTCAAGTGGAAGCGGATAAAATGTGGGGTGCTCAAACACAGCGCAGCTTGCAGAACTTTGAAATCGGCACAGAACGTATGCCGCATGAAGTCGTTATGGCTTTTGCCCAATTGAAAAAAGCGACAGCTAAAGCAAATCATAAGCTTGGAAAACTAGCTGAAGCGAAAATGAAAGCTATTGAACTTGCTGCAAACGAAGTAATCGAAGGCAAATGGAACGATCATTTCCCATTGGTCGTTTGGCAAACGGGAAGTGGTACGCAATCGAATATGAACATGAACGAAGTCCTCGCACGCCGAGGCAATGAGATTTTAACAGAACAAAATTCGGATGAAAAACTTCACCCGAATGATGACGTAAACATGTCTCAAAGCTCTAACGATACGTACCCAACAGCCATGCATGTTGCAGGCGTTTTAGCGGTAACTGAAAATTTGATACCAGCTGTTCAAAAGTTAAAAGCAACTTTAAATGAAAAAGCACAAAAATTTGACGAAGTCATCAAAATTGGACGTACTCATTTGCAGGATGCAACTCCACTAACATTGGGCCAAGAAATTAGCGGCTGGAGACATATGTTGGAGAAAAGTGAGCGCATGATCTGTGAAAGCGTTGAGTACATGCGCGAATTGGCAATCGGGGGAACTGCAGTAGGAACTGGCATTAACGCTGATCCAACTTTTGGACCTTCAGTTGCAGAATTTATTGGTGAAGCTGTTGGTAGTTCATTTACTTCTGCAGAAAACAAATTCCATGCACTAACCAGCCACGATGAAATGGTCTATACACATGGTGCGATCAAAGCATTGGCTGCAGACGCAATGAAAATTGCAAACGACGTTCGCTGGTTAGCGAGTGGTCCACGCAGTGGCATTGGTGAAATCACCATTCCTGCAAATGAGCCTGGGAGTTCAATCATGCCAGGTAAAGTAAACCCAACACAAAGTGAAGCGTTGACGATGGTTGCAGCTCAAGTAATGGGTAACGATGCAACAATTGGCTTTTCTGCAAGCCAAGGAAACTTTGAATTAAACGTATTCAAACCAGTTATTGCGTACAACTTCCTTCAGTCTGTTCGTTTGTTGGCAGACAGCTTGAACAGTTTTAATGATCATTGTGCAATTGGCATTGAAGCCAATCTTGATGTGATTCAAAACCACGTTAGCAATTCATTGATGTTGGTAACAGCGTTGAATACGCATATTGGTTATGAAAAAGCAGCAGCGATTGCAAAACAAGCTCACAAAGATGGATTGACGTTAAAAGAATCGGCTGTAAACAGCGGACATTTAACGGCAGACCAGTTTGACGAGTGGGTTAAACCAGAGAATATGGTAGGAAAATAA